CAATGCCCTCTGATGATAACTACTTAGGTTCGTGGCATTGCTTAGATTTGCGTCTTTATCAAGAAAGCTTTAATCTTTAACGATTTTGCTACTAGGTTTTTAACTTGTGGGAGGCTATATCTGAGTCATGCTCATCTTGTAGGTTTCAAGTGTTTTTTTCATTGTTGAGCTCTAAAAAATGTATGATTTAATCTCTAAAGAATCTTCTATAAGTGTTTTGCTACTTTGCTTTGAGTGTTTTTCTTCATGTACTGTGGTTAACTTGGGTTTTAGCTTGTGGTGGCGTATAGGGTAGATGTGACCGTGGCATTGTGTTCTGTGAGTTTCTGGTTGTAACTGAGATTTTAGCATGTGGTAGATGTGACCGTGGCATTGCATTGAGCCTGTATGGGATCTTGTTGAGTTGCGAGTTCTTCTTCTTGGCATTGCGTTCTGCGAGTTTCTTTATCGTTAACACTTGTCTAAAATGGCAAGATAGATCGAAACCTTTATCTGATTGGTGGATTTATACCTTTCAGTCATGCTCATCTTGTAATGCCTTTGTCTTAACTTTTCAGTCGTGGGACACAACTTCTATATCCTTAACAGCAGGATGTGATCTATTCATGCGCTACGTTACTCGAACATCTGCGTTAGAGTTTGAGGATTTCAATGCAGCCAAGTCCCGCGTGCTTGGACGTGCTGAAAAGTTCGGAGAAATATCTTACAAGGTCAGTAGCTTTTCTATAGAAAGAATAGGTTGTATTGGtgaaaaaaacagaagaagagtTTTAACGGGAACTgcatttttgtttcttctccaGGCCCGGAAGATTATTGCAGTGCTTAGTCAAGATTTCATATTTGATGGGTGTACTATACTGGTTCACGGGTTCTCCAGAGTTGTACTCGAAATACTAAAAACCGCAGCTCAAAACAAGAAACTCTTTCGAGTGTTGTGCACAGGTTGCCTTTCTTAAGAACTTGAGTTTTGATCCCGTCTGTCATTTTCTGATCATCTCATTTGGATTTGTCCAGAGGGAAGGCCAGATAAAACAGGTGTACTGCTAGCTAAAGAGCTTGCGAAGCTAGATGTTCCAGTGAAGCTTCTGATTGACTCAGCTGTGGCCTATATCATGGATGAAGTAGACATGGTGATTTTTGGAGCTGACGGAGTAGTTGAAAGTGGCGGGGTGATTAACATGATGGGTACTTACCAAATCGCTCTCGTTGCACACAGTATGAACAAACCAGTCTATGTAGCTGCAGAGAGTTACAAGGTAAAAACACTCGAagcttttaacattttttccgATGTGGTTACAGAAGAAACACTGTGATTCTTCATCATCGATTTAATGTTATTGTTTTCTTGCAGTTTGCTCGCCTTTACCCGTTGGATCAAAAGGACTTGGCACCGGCCTTGCGACCTATTGATTTTGGTGTTCATGTTCCTCCTAAGATTGAGATTGAGAGATCTGCGAGAGACTACACTCCACCTCAGTACTTAACTATGCTATTCACTGATCTTGGTGTTCTCACTCCCTCTGTAGTTAGTGATGAGCTAATTCAGCTTTACTTGTAAGTAAAAGGCTCGTCTGACAACTTTCATTTCTTTgtataaaaattagaataccATTTTTTTGGATATACACAGACATATGGTTGTCTCTGATTCTACTGGCTATGTAGAAGgttttggtgagagagagagagattgttaCTTGTAATCTTCACTCAAAATTCCCTCTCTGAGTCTCAGTAGTGTAATATACCATAGTGATTGTGGGTTGTACTGTATATTAGAATAACCagcttaaaaataattaaaggcTTTTTAGAACTTTACAAATAAACTCATGAATAGTATTAGTAACTTAGCTTATACATACTTATGGatgtattttgtttattatattataatttatattgctACTTATTCAATATTGTTACTAtgattcttttctttctttctttctagtGGTATAAAGTACTTTTTCTAGAATCAGTCAGGCTCTTATTAGCTTATCAAAAAAAAGTTGAAGAGAAGTGATACACGATGGATGTTTACCAACTATTTTGTAGGGAAGTGATACCTATAATGTAACATGACTGAATTAAGATTGATATGATTGTTTTAAGAAAGAAAGCATGAGAAACGTGACTGAATTAAGAtggtaattattattttaatgctCCGGTCGTAAGTTACTGCCAGCCTAGATGTCAGATTTCACAAAAACGCGTTTTCcgaattacaaaataaatacttttggtTTTAGTAGTCTTTGCTATAATGCTGTTTGTTTGGCAGATTTGTTTGACAGATGTAGCTTCTTGCggttatacaaaaaaaaaacattggttAATTAATTAGgaattttgaatatttcataAAATGTCGTATTCAGTCTctttcaatttattttctatgGATTTGAGTGTAGGTTATTTGCTAATtgattgaaatatatattatacatatgtatatacatatttacaagAACATACAGATAGTAAACACTAAAAATTGTAATTTCCGAGAAGAAAAAGGTCGACGTCGGAAAATAGTTAAATACCACGTTTTAAGTGAGACATTAAAAAACACATCACTCTACAAACAGTACACTCTGTAAAGtgactttcctttttaatatatttgctaaattcttcttcatctcccacatcatatctctctcttctttctcctttctgtacaagagatagagagaatGACGAAAATCTCTGTAGGATTGCAACTTGTGACAACAGATTCTAAAGAAAATCTAAACAACATAGTCATCAAATCTTCACTGAGACCAAACCGGTCCATTCCAAACATCTCGGAGCTTTGCTTCCTCAAAACATGCCATCTCTGTTTGAAACAGCTCCGTCACGACAAAGATGTTTACATGTACAGGTACGGATTTCTCTAACCTTTATCAGGATTAATCAGATTATAAGAATCCCTTTATAATCTAAcgatttgtttttgtttggtttaaaataGAGGAGACTTGGGATTTTGTAGCAGAGAGTGTAGAGAAAGTCAGATTTTGATGGATGAGAAAAAAGAACTAGAAGCCTCCACGAAGATGATGCTTGCTTCTTACAGACGTTGTAACTCCGGCGCAGGAAAAATTGGGCATCGTAAATTGGTGGATGATCTCCGGCGGCCATGCCGACTATTTATAGTCCCTTAAAATAATCATCGATTTCACTAATCagttttttcagaaaaaaacaaacttctttaattagtaaattatcattttttgtttaaacaatatattaatacatttctagatataaagaaaaatatatatatgttaattaatttttatttccaACGGCAAATGTTAACTGGGTGATTTATATATATGGTGTGATCAATGATCATAGGTGGTATGacaacttatttatatattaattaagttGTATCTCCATTTTCAAAGGATGGTTTATGTATGGTGATCTTAGGTGGGATGACACCTTATAGATATATGTTAATTAAGTTGTATCTCCATTGTCAAATGTTAATTGGATGGTTTTTGTTAGGcttgggcattttacccggacccgaagacccgatccgaaaccgacccgaaaaaatCCGGTCCGGGTAAAAACCGACCCGATCAAATTACTctatcgggtcttgttgtagaggacccgcGGGTCTTAGATCtgacccgatccgaacccgaaacccgacgggtacccgaattaataatgtaaagtaaataaaatgaattgaGGGGGGAATCGAAGATGGATTATTTGTCTACAGAATAAGGAGATTAGCCACTAGGAGACAACCAATTATTGTTTTATCTCGcataatttagtatatatacacattttaatataataaaaatacaaattttaaataaaatttcaaatattttcggatatattaatattttcagatgttttttgtatttttaggtatttttaggtcgaacccgaaccgaacccgatacgaacccgacccaaaaccgaaccgataaattctaatTACCCAAATGGGTCCAACTATCTAAGATccgacccgacccggacccgaTACAACCCGAACCGACTCggaaccaaaaatttgaaattaccctatcgggtcctAAACTCCTAGACCCGAAAGATCCGGACCCGAAAGGACCCGACCCAAACCCGATGACCCGAATGCCGAGACCTAGTTTTTGTATAGGTGATCTTAGGTGTAACTatttactccctctgtttcacaAAGAGCGTCACTCAtatacttttcacacatattaagaaggggaattttcaaaaataccactttcaagataccattattcatctttaccaccactaaagacatattttcaaaaataccttatttattaaaatggtataGACTTTTacatctttgtttttatatgcttttcaaaattctaatctcaaattctaaatcataaacctccaattctaaactctaaacccaaaattttcaactctaaaccctaaaccctaaactatataccctaaattcaatatcctaaactctaaaccctaaagtctaaactataaaccctaaatcctcaactctaaaccctaaatcctaaaccctaaaccctaaactatataccttaaaccgtaaaacatcaaatctaaaccctaaatcctaaaccttcaaatctaaactcttcattaaaagtagtggtaaaagtggttagtgtaaacataaaaaatggtactatgaaaatggtatttttggcaatttctctattAAGAAACTCattaaaatgcatttatattttcattaatgtCACATAtctaaccaatagtattttagataaatagatttattcataaaatcaatgcattttgcaattaattttgagCTGAAATATTGTATAAATTGCATTGGTATTGTAGAATGacattttttatgaaacaagaaaaatgagttaaaatgacacttaaCATGAAAcatgaaacagatggagtattatatatacatataattaataaggGTTGTTAGATTATTTGCAGTTGAGCTTTGATTAGTGAGAAAATCAATTTTCTAAAGATTCATATTCACAAAATCACAACTAACTATGATTTTTGCAATATCATATTTAGATTGGATCTCGGCATGACTGGATATGAAGtgaataaaatatacatatatatttagtgGAAAAGCCTTAATGATTCGTTTTGTTTTCAGACATGGATATATTGTAAGCTCAAGGATAATTgtttatagatatttatttatgtatagaCGTAGACAAACCTTGGTCTGAAGATATGTGATTTAGTCACGTGTAATATACCTACCGACTTGGAACCTGCTGACAATATAGCGTTACAAGCCCTCCAATTTTAATgctcaactagattttgatccgcgcttttgaagcgcgggatattttacgatgaaaaatttcactaataatttaacaaatattttggtaatttttaaagagtgtgtatttaaaatatttttgcatttaaatcagtatttttaaattcaacccgattgtgattataccggttaatccggagatctgacaattcaatttatgtttttaaaatattcatattaaaaaatcactaaaacccgagactaaccgattcaactgatggatgaccgatatgtaatctaattagatttaaattgtaatagtttcataatttgtaatcttataatcgaaattttaaatttcactattttgcaatttatgaaattatgacgtttctacaaaattttaaagagaaaatgatagatataaaataattaagattaattattgtattatttggaaacattgatagtagtataaaaaatatattgtttggaaacattgatagtactataaagaaataagtatattgtttggaaacattgatagtagtataaagaaataagtatattgtttggaaacatggatagtagtataaagaaatgaacattagtgatttaatgtatgtttaactataaagtataaatgtgtatttaatttaaaaacttacaaaataaatgttaggtccaacaaaatgtttctgttttaataagatagatagctTAAACTAAATGTAAGTACAAACATATTAAGCCCATTACCTGAGCTGCTTAAAAAGTTAAGTTATACCCAAGTTTGTTTAATGAGAAGCCAACAACTGAACGAACAATGATAAGATAATCTCAGAATGCATAACTCGTTGTTCCATCCAGTCTTTAGAAATCTGCATGACATCACCACGAAGAAGGTCGTGTCCAATGTATGGACGTGTTGGAGCTTCGTCGATTTTGAGGTTGATGGTTTTGGAGCCATTTCATTCATAATTCACTGTAATTGGTTTCAGTTTTTAAAACacaataattttgaaaatattgaaaaaacTACACAAAGCTCGTAGATGACACTATGATCGATAGACTCAAAGCCAATCCTAGGCATAGTTCAGTCAAGAGTTGGTCTATggtcttcaattttttttaaaaaaaaattacatagtAATAGGccaaaatcatcaaaaataattttattgaaaacttTACCAAACCGCTTAGTCTTCAAAATCTCAAGGTTGGATCTGGAGATCATATTTAGGAGGTAAATTTTACCAAAAGCAAAACACGAGAAGTCTTGATTATTGTGTAACTCCACTAGTTAACATAGGttttactaaaacaaaaaacaaaagaagaaacacGAACAACACTAA
The Raphanus sativus cultivar WK10039 chromosome 1, ASM80110v3, whole genome shotgun sequence DNA segment above includes these coding regions:
- the LOC108837234 gene encoding FCS-Like Zinc finger 17-like, with the translated sequence MTKISVGLQLVTTDSKENLNNIVIKSSLRPNRSIPNISELCFLKTCHLCLKQLRHDKDVYMYRGDLGFCSRECRESQILMDEKKELEASTKMMLASYRRCNSGAGKIGHRKLVDDLRRPCRLFIVP